TCAAAGATGGCTTTGTTGTGTTGCCTTATTGCCACGCCGACCCTGTATTGTGTAAGCGCTTAGAAGAGGTTGGTTGTGCTGCTGTGATGCCACTCGGTGCACCGATTGGTTCCAATAAGGGTATTGCGTCTGCAGACTTCTTAGAGATCATTATCGACCAAGCGAATGTCCCTGTGATTGTTGATGCGGGCATTGGTGCTCCGTCACATGCAGCACGTGCAATGGAAATGGGCGCAGACGCAGTGTTAGTGAATACCGCGATTGCTGCTTCTCAACAGCCTGTTGAAATGGCGATTGCTTTTAAGTTGGCAGTTGACGCGGGGCGTATGGCTTACCTCGCTGGACTTGCAGGAAAAGTGTCTCATGCGGTTGCTTCAAGCCCGTTAACTTCATTCCTAGACGAGTAGTATTGCTATGACGTTTGTTGATCGATTTAAACAGCTCAACTGGGATGACATTGGTATGTCCATCTTTAGTAAAACGGCGGCGGATGTTGAACGTGCTCTGAGTAAACCCAAACGTGACTTAGAAGATTTTAAGGCTTTAATTTCTCCGGCAGCAGAACCTTACTTAGAGCAGATGGCACAACAATCGTTGGCGCTAACACGTAAGCGGTTCGGTAATACTAT
This region of Vibrio sp. BS-M-Sm-2 genomic DNA includes:
- a CDS encoding thiazole synthase, whose product is MLTIADKTFQSRLFTGTGKFANKHLMASAIEASGSQLATMALKRVDIRSEQDDILQPIIDAGVNLLPNTSGAKNAKDAIFAGHLAREALGTNWLKLEIHPDPKYLMPDPIETLKAAEQLVKDGFVVLPYCHADPVLCKRLEEVGCAAVMPLGAPIGSNKGIASADFLEIIIDQANVPVIVDAGIGAPSHAARAMEMGADAVLVNTAIAASQQPVEMAIAFKLAVDAGRMAYLAGLAGKVSHAVASSPLTSFLDE